A region of the Dyadobacter sp. CECT 9275 genome:
ATGTTGGAAAACAGGGATGCAGTTTTAGAATTTGTATTTAAGAACTTATTGCAGATAAAGGCTAAGCGCTAAACAGTGCGACGGTCGCCGCTATTTTTCGTCCATTTGTAAGAAGAACCTCATCTATGAACAGAATCTCAAAGCAGCTGGGTATAGCATATGGTACAGTTTATAACTATTATGCCTCAAAGCTAAAAATATAGTGAATGCTGCGGTTTCCCAACACCATTTTGTGAAAAGTAAAAACAGGCTCTTTTTCGACTAAACCAGGCTAACAGATAAATTATGCACGTAGCTACCCTACCCTTGGCTTGCGCATCGTGCACCCGGAGCACCGCCCGTAGCAGTAGGTACTTTGGACGAGCTGTCAAAAGTACCTGCAAACCCAGCAATCAACAGAAATAATGTGTTGCGTGTTTTTGTGTTTCAAAATTGGATATGTGAGTAAAAAGATAAGTAGTTGATAAGAAAAGCCCGATATCAGGCACGGAATTTCTTTGTAAAATCATTATAACTTAGGGTGATCAATAACAATGTATATAGTACAGCAATCCAGAGAAATTTTGGTAGTATGATACTGTCTGTCAAAGGATAATTCCATACCTGAAATGGCATCCCATAAGGAAAGAAAATAATATAGGGACCGTTTTTAAACAGTAATCCCAATAGCAACCCTAATAATCCAAGTCCCAGAGAAGTGACAAGATTCTCCATCCTTATTGATATCCAGTACTGAATGATAACCATAGGAATGATCGAAACAAAAAAGTCCGTGATAAATTTTAATATATACCCACTGGGAACGCCAAATTCGGAGAATTTTAATTCTGTTTTTACTATTCCTAAGAAATGACCCATGGAAATAGCGAAAACGAAGTACAGAATGATGAATACAAGAATTGTTGTAAAAATGAATGTGAGTTTGACAAAATAGAGCTTTGCCCTGGATACCGGTAACGTAAAAAGATGTTTCCAACTATGGGCTTTATGCTCGACATTCAAAATGAGCCCGATGATTAATAATATAAAACCAGTGGAAAAAAGGCAGTTTCCATTGAAGGTTCTGAGCAGATATTCATGCCACGGATTTGTACCTGACGCGGGTACAAACTCCTTTGTGCTAATGAGATAGGCGGACAGTAATAAAACCGGCATAAACAGCGCACCCAGTATTGTGAGCCAAAGGGCAAATGTATTCTTGAGCTTCATTAACTCAGTATAAAACAATTTCATGACGGCTCACTTTGGTTTATAAATGATAAAAAGATTTGTTCCAGGCTGCTTTCAATTACCTGCATCCGATAAATGTCCAGACCAGCCTTTACTAATAAATGGGTTATAAACGACAGATCCCTAATACCCAGAAATTTTACTTCCAAATATTCTTTTCCTTGTCTGACGGAATAGTTGTTTTCCATTAGCAGA
Encoded here:
- a CDS encoding ABC transporter permease — translated: MKLFYTELMKLKNTFALWLTILGALFMPVLLLSAYLISTKEFVPASGTNPWHEYLLRTFNGNCLFSTGFILLIIGLILNVEHKAHSWKHLFTLPVSRAKLYFVKLTFIFTTILVFIILYFVFAISMGHFLGIVKTELKFSEFGVPSGYILKFITDFFVSIIPMVIIQYWISIRMENLVTSLGLGLLGLLLGLLFKNGPYIIFFPYGMPFQVWNYPLTDSIILPKFLWIAVLYTLLLITLSYNDFTKKFRA